In Chitinophagaceae bacterium, the DNA window GGTTTTTGGAGTAATGCTCTAAAAACCATTTTTACTCAAACTTTTCATCTTAACAATATGCGTATATATAAAATATCAATTTTTTCTCTTTTTTTAGTATTTCTTTTTTTTACCCGCTTTACCAGTAAAGCACAAACAGTCATTATAGGAACTGTGCGAGATAGCATTCAAAAAGAAGGAATTCCTTTTGTAAATGTAACAGTAGAAGGCACAGGAATAGGAACATCTTCCGATGCAAATGGAATATTTATTTTGAAAACAAAAGAAACAAGTTTTTTTCTTCTCTTTACTTATATTTCTTATAGCAGCAAAAGAATATTTATAAACACAGATAATAAAGACACTCTTTTTTTAAAGAATGTATTGCTACAGGAAGAAGAAAAACATCTGCAAGAAGTGACTGTTGCAGGACAGAGACAAACCAATACAGAACTCGCAAGCATGTTAGAAATAAAAAAAATAGAGCAAATAGCCGTGGGAGTCTCACAACAACAGATAGGGAAAGCTGCCGATAGAGATGCCGCACAAATAATGAAAAGAATTACGGGCATAACTCTGATGAATGATAAATTTCTTCTCGTAAGAGGATTACACGAAAGGTATAATACTGTCTTATTCAATGACGCTATAAGTCCTTCCGCAGAAGTAGATACGAGGTCTTTTGCTTTTGATGTTATTCCGAGTAATGTTATAGATAGAATCCTTATAATAAAAAGCCCTTCCGCAGAACTCCCAGGAGAGGTGGCAGGAGGAATTATAAAAGTGTACTCCCGTTCTGTAATAGACGAAGAAAAAACTACACTTTCCTTAGGAACATCTATCAGAAGCAACGTTTCTTTTGAAAATTCTAATGCGTATAAAGGAAGTGCAACCGATTTTCTTGGTTTTGATAATGGATATAGAAGTATGAATATACTCAACCGTGACATCATAAATGGAAATAATAGAGGAGCCGCCAATGAACTATTCATTGCTCTAAATCCTTATTATAATGTAAATTCTACAACTATTCTACCCGATGGACGACTCAATATAGGATTTCAAAAAAATATAAAAATACAAGGAATTACTATTGCCAATGTGTCCAATGTTTCTTATTCGCACACTTCTATTATGCCTTTTCAAGCAATACAAAAAAGATACGAGGGTATTTCTAACGATCAATTAGTGCAAAATTGGGAAGACAAAAACACAAGTAATACTGTAAAAGTAGGAATTATATCTAATTTTTATACTGCTTTGAAAACGGATATGAAAGTACACTGGAAACATTTTTTTACTAATACAGGAATAAAAGAAACGCTTCTGAGAACAGGTTCTAATACTAATGACGGTATTTATTATAAAAACTATGGCTTTCGATACGAAGGAAAGTCTATATATACTACACAACTTGCTTTTGCATATCCTTTTAATAAAAAACTTTTTGCCAATGCAACGCTTTCTTATAATCTTACCAACAGAGAAGAACCCGATTACAGAAGATTTAGCACTTCTGCCACCTCTTCATCAGGCAATTACAAAGTAGATGTTCCTTCTACTTCCAATCCTTCCCTGACCCAAGGGTCAAGATTTTGGTCTGCCTTGAAGGAAAATACAGGTATGATGGCTCTTAATTTTGAATATATTATAAAAGAAGATAATGCAAATACTTTTTTGAAACTAAAATTTGGGACCCTCACAGAATATAAAAACCGTACCTTCTCAGCAAGGTGGTTTGGATATATAAATCCTAAAAATATTCCTATTGAATCGCTTT includes these proteins:
- a CDS encoding TonB-dependent receptor yields the protein MRIYKISIFSLFLVFLFFTRFTSKAQTVIIGTVRDSIQKEGIPFVNVTVEGTGIGTSSDANGIFILKTKETSFFLLFTYISYSSKRIFINTDNKDTLFLKNVLLQEEEKHLQEVTVAGQRQTNTELASMLEIKKIEQIAVGVSQQQIGKAADRDAAQIMKRITGITLMNDKFLLVRGLHERYNTVLFNDAISPSAEVDTRSFAFDVIPSNVIDRILIIKSPSAELPGEVAGGIIKVYSRSVIDEEKTTLSLGTSIRSNVSFENSNAYKGSATDFLGFDNGYRSMNILNRDIINGNNRGAANELFIALNPYYNVNSTTILPDGRLNIGFQKNIKIQGITIANVSNVSYSHTSIMPFQAIQKRYEGISNDQLVQNWEDKNTSNTVKVGIISNFYTALKTDMKVHWKHFFTNTGIKETLLRTGSNTNDGIYYKNYGFRYEGKSIYTTQLAFAYPFNKKLFANATLSYNLTNREEPDYRRFSTSATSSSGNYKVDVPSTSNPSLTQGSRFWSALKENTGMMALNFEYIIKEDNANTFLKLKFGTLTEYKNRTFSARWFGYINPKNIPIESLSIDEFFSTEKLKEQNALSLYEGTNYDDAYTAQNTNISGYINLLFSLHKLFSTWGIRAEYNKQQLQSQYRGSGLPVEVNNPILSILPSIHLQYTIIPNHTIKTGYGISVNRPELRELAPFSYYDFELNIAKTGNPTLKVASIHNADIRYEYYPSKEDIISLGVFYKYFINPIEATGRSSGSGTAFYFTNPASASNAGIELEIKKNIRIHPSHNLQIVANASYIHSQVDASNLEGQISKRNLQGQSPYIINAGIYYEGKTLQCNLLYNIIGKRIFVVGDNLGNQTIYEMPRHNLDFTVSQTFHTRWEWKLSINDILNPPYQYLTDNNLVWRTYTKGSSASISIQYTF